ACCGCAGCCGCCAACTCGCCCAGCGCGACAAACGGCACGGCAACAACCAGGTCTGGGTGAACTCCGGCTACGTCTTCACCCGCAAGGACGGCGAACCGATCAATCCCAGCTACGCCACCACCAGATTCCGCAAACTCACCACCCGCGCCGGCCTACCACCGGTCCGCTTACACGACCTCCGCCACGGCGCCGCCTCCCTCGCCCACGAAGCCGGCGCGGACCTGAAAACCCTGCAAGATCTACTCGGGCACTCCAGCATCGTCGTCACCGCCGACACCTACACCACCGTGCTGCCCGACTCCCAGCGCCGCTGCGCCGACGCGACCGCAGCGCTGGTCCTCGCGGCGGCACGGCACACCCGCAGACGCATCAAGGAGAAGGCCGCGAAGAACCGGCCCGCGGGGCGCGCCGAAAAAGAAACACCTTCGGAAAAACGGCACCCGACCAAGAAGCGAAGCCGCAGGTCACGCAGCCGTCGCCACCCGCTCTGTCACGGAAAGTGATGACACCCATGTGCCACCCACACGCCACCCAACCTCTACAAAGGCCGGACAACGAGAAAGGCCCGAACCACCTTCCCGCAGCCCAGGCCCTTTTCGATCAAGTGCGCCCGAAGGGACTCGAACCCCTAACCTTCTGATCCGTAGTCAGACGACTGGTGGTCACTAGTACGCTCCGTAACCACTCGGGTGCTGAGCAGCCCAAAGGCGTTCTCGCAGTTCAGAGATGCTTTACGGACCGGCAGGTCAGGGCCGAGTGCATGATTCCGGCCAGCCACTGATCGATCGGCACCGCTCAAACGTGCTGATTCAGTCGCGCCCGTACTGAAACGGTCGCCGACATCCGATCACCCACGGATCACCACGCGACGCCATCACACTCTGTAGAACCCGCCTGGAACGTCGCTGTTCAGGTCAGCCCGGGAGAGCCAATTCGCAGAGCGGACAGCGTCAAACGCGACCGCCGAGGCGCCATGCGATCACCGACGGATCCCTACGGGGTCACTCTTCAGGAAGCGGCGACACGGCGGCGCCCGCCGGAGGCAGGGTGGACTGTCATTGATCCTGTATTCCTGGCTCAGTGGCTGGAGCGCGGCCTCGTTAGCATGACCCGCGTGAGTAAACCGACCGCGGCCGATGGATTCTTTCCGGTTGAGGCCCTGGTCTCCCGGCTCAGCGCCACCTTCTCCTTCGAACCCTCCGGTACGCGTGCTGGGGCGCACGCCGTACAGGAGGGCAGTGGTGTTTACGGTGTATTGGCAGGCGCCGATCGGGTCGGCGACGAACCGCGTCTGCTCATTGACTTCAACCAGGGACGCCCTTTGCTGACTGCGCACGGACAGCAGGTGGGTGAGCGCCACGGCGACATCGTGCGATTGTGGGGGCAGGACTATCACCTCCGCAGCCCGCGATACCGCTCATGGCTACGACTGAGGGTGCGAGTCGAGGTGACCGTTGCCGAGCGCCCCGTTCTCCGAGCCTATGAGCAGTCTGATCCTGGCCGCACCGTCCGCACCCTGCGAGCCGAGAGCGACCCTGCACTCGACCCTATGGTCGCGCTCGCCCTGCTCCTGCTGGTGACACGACCCGACAAGATGGGCGTTCTCGGCGAGCTCTTCAAGAACGCGGAGTAACGCGCGGATTGCGGCAGATGAGATGACATGCATCGGCCGGTTGTGGCCGGTGGGTTGAGTCGAGGTGTACGCCGTTCGGGGCATTGACCTTCACGGGTGTGGAGGGCCTCCTCAGCTCAGACGCAGGTTTCTGCGTTGGACATCGAGGGTCACGGAGCTTGAGGAGGTCCCGAATGTCGATCGTAGGCGGCTTGGACATCCATCGGAAGCAGCTGACATTCGACTGGGTCGACAAGTAGAACGGGAGATGGGAACGTGGCCGGATCACGCCGGCCGACCGGGAGCACCTGGCCGGCTGGCTGACCCGGTTCGACCCGGCCACCGCAGGGCCGGTGGCGTTCGCGATGGAGGGCTGCATCGGCTGGCGCTACATCGCCGAAGAAATGGCCAAGGCGGGTGTGATCGCGCATCTGGCTGAGCCGGCCGACACGTCCGCGCTGCGTCGCCCGAAACGGCGGGCCAAGACCGACAAGGCCGACCCGAAACTGCTACGGGAGCTGCTCGCCGCGGGCCGGCTGCCGCAGTGCTACATCCCGCCCGCGCAGGCTCTGGAATATCGGGCGATGCTGGAGCTCTACCAGGACCTGCGCACCCAGCACACCGGCTGGGGACAGCGGATCCAGGCGGTCTGCTTCCACCAAGGCATTACCGCGCCCGGGCAGGCAGGCATCATCCGCGGTGACCGGGCCCGGCTGCGCGCGATCGTCGACGACCAGCTGTCGATCTCCGGACGGCTGCGGGTCAACACCGCCCTGGCGGTCATGGATGTCCTCGCCGATCACCTCGACCGGCTCCGTCGCCGGCTGCTGTCCAGTGCCCGCGGGTTGAAGGGCGCCCGGGCCTTGATGCACGACATCTACGGCGTCGGCCCACTCAGCTCGCTCGCGTTGTGCGCCCGGCTCGGCGGCGCCGACCGATTCTCGTCCTCGCGCAAAGCGGTCCGGTTCGTCGGCCTAGACATCACCGTGCATTCCTCCGACGGCAAACGCAGCCCCGGCCGGCTCTCCCGCCAGGGCCCTGAGGTGCTGCGCTGGCTGCTGTTCGAAGCCGCGAAGACCTCGGCCCGTGCCTGCGCACCCGGCTACGACTACTACACCCAGGTCAAAAACCGTTACGACGCGAACCGCCCACCATCGCCCGCTAAACGATCACGGGACCGGCTCGGCGAGGACCGGCCAGCCCGACATCGCGATGACGGGCACCAACCGCGGCCAGCTCCCTCGGCTTACTGTCAGACCGCACCACCACCGTCCCCACCCGGGCGGTGACCGCGGACGGCCCAGTGAGAATGAGCGGCCGCACCCAGCAAGAGGGCCACCCGATCAATCATCATGTCGCGGACACGACCACACCCGTCCGACGGCCATAGGTAAGTCTGGCTGCCACCTTGCCACCACCCGCACCGCACGCGAGCGAAAGCACCCAGCCATCGGAGCCGCCTCACCAGGAGAAACTCCGACCGTCACCACTCGCTGAGCGCCAACAGCGAGACGGTGCCCTACGGCCCGCATCACCTAAACAGCACAAAATCCCAATGGACAACCAGGAATGGAGCAGAACTGTCCGAGGCTGCCCGAGCGCGGCCACGGTACGTGGTACTTCCAGTGCTTCGCACCCGACCTGTTCGGCCGCTCTGAGAGAGTCCGCTGGGACGGATTCGTCTCCCAGGCCGCGTGGGAGGACTGCCTGGCCGACAGCGCCGCCGGCGCGCCGGCGACGGATGGACCGTCGAACGCTGGCTGCGGCACTGGCTCGACACCCGCACCCGGATCCGGCCCACGACCCGGCTGCACTACACCCGCGACGTCGAGCTCGTTCTCATCCCCTACCTCGGCCACTACCGGCTCAGCGACTTCGACGGCCCGCTGCTGCGCGCGGTGTTCGCCGAGATCGCCCAGACCACCAACGCCAAGGGCCTGCCCAGCAGTCGCCGTCTGCGCTCAAGCACCTGCGCACCACGCTGAACCTCGCCGTACGCGAGGAGCTGATCGACAGCAACCCGGCCCGGCACATCGAGATCGCCGGCTACCGGCGCCCGCACGCCCAGGTCTGGACCGACGGCCCCGTCGAGCACTGGGAACTCACCGGCGAGCACCCGGCGGTCGCGGTATCGACCGCCGCGCAGCTCTCCACCTTCCTGGAGACCAACGTCGAGGACTCGCTGTTCGCGTTCTGGTGGCTCGCCGCACTGCGCGGACTGCGCCGCGGCGAGCTCGGCAGCCTCACGCGGGCGGCCGTCGACCTCGACCGCGGGCTGCTGTTCGTCGAACGCCAGCGCACCACGGCCGGCTACACCGTGGTCGAAGGCGAACCCAAAACCGCCGCCGGCCGCCGGGCCGTCGCCCTGGATAAGCACACCGTGGCGGTCCTGCGGACACACCGCAGCCGCCAACTCGCCCACCGCGACAAACGGCACGACAACAACCAGGTATGCGTCAACTCCGGCTACCTCTTCACCCGCAAAGACGGCGAACCGATCAACCCCAGCTACGCCACCACCAGATTCTGCGAACTCACCACCCGCGCCGGCCTACCACCGGTCCGCTTGCACGACCTCCGGCACGGCGCCGCTTCCCTCGCCCACGAGGCCGGCGCGGACCTCAAGACGCTCCAAGATCCGCTTGGGCACTCCAGCATCGTGGTTCCGCCGACACCTACACCAGCGTGCTGCCCGATTCGCAGCGCCGCTGCGCCGACGCGACAGCAGCCCTGGTCCTCGCCGCGGCACGGCACACCAGGAAGCGGATCAAGCACAAAGCGGCGAAGAACCGTCCCCCGAGCCGCGACGAAAAACAAACCACCCCAGCGGATAAGCCGAACCAGAAGAACCACAATCCCAGGTCACGGGTCCGCAAGCACCTGCGCCGTCACGGAAGGTGACGACACCCAAGTGCCACCCACACGCCACCCAACCTCTACAAAGGCCGGACAACGAGAAAGGCCCGGACCGCGTTTCCGCAGCCCAGGCCCTTTTCTGAAAGTGCGCCCGAAGGGACTCGAACC
This window of the Actinoplanes oblitus genome carries:
- a CDS encoding site-specific integrase, whose protein sequence is MRWAAVDLDRGLLFVERQRTTAGYTAVEGEPKTAAGHRVVALDKHTVAVLRAHRSRQLAQRDKRHGNNQVWVNSGYVFTRKDGEPINPSYATTRFRKLTTRAGLPPVRLHDLRHGAASLAHEAGADLKTLQDLLGHSSIVVTADTYTTVLPDSQRRCADATAALVLAAARHTRRRIKEKAAKNRPAGRAEKETPSEKRHPTKKRSRRSRSRRHPLCHGK
- a CDS encoding transposase, yielding MAFAMEGCIGWRYIAEEMAKAGVIAHLAEPADTSALRRPKRRAKTDKADPKLLRELLAAGRLPQCYIPPAQALEYRAMLELYQDLRTQHTGWGQRIQAVCFHQGITAPGQAGIIRGDRARLRAIVDDQLSISGRLRVNTALAVMDVLADHLDRLRRRLLSSARGLKGARALMHDIYGVGPLSSLALCARLGGADRFSSSRKAVRFVGLDITVHSSDGKRSPGRLSRQGPEVLRWLLFEAAKTSARACAPGYDYYTQVKNRYDANRPPSPAKRSRDRLGEDRPARHRDDGHQPRPAPSAYCQTAPPPSPPGR
- a CDS encoding tyrosine-type recombinase/integrase, with translation MGGLPGRQRRRRAGDGWTVERWLRHWLDTRTRIRPTTRLHYTRDVELVLIPYLGHYRLSDFDGPLLRAVFAEIAQTTNAKGLPSSRRLRSSTCAPR
- a CDS encoding site-specific integrase; translation: MRRGELGSLTRAAVDLDRGLLFVERQRTTAGYTVVEGEPKTAAGRRAVALDKHTVAVLRTHRSRQLAHRDKRHDNNQVCVNSGYLFTRKDGEPINPSYATTRFCELTTRAGLPPVRLHDLRHGAASLAHEAGADLKTLQDPLGHSSIVVPPTPTPACCPIRSAAAPTRQQPWSSPRHGTPGSGSSTKRRRTVPRAATKNKPPQRISRTRRTTIPGHGSASTCAVTEGDDTQVPPTRHPTSTKAGQRERPGPRFRSPGPFLKVRPKGLEPLTF